The following DNA comes from Streptomyces globosus.
TGCTTGATGTTCCGGCTCACCAGGGTCCACCCGTTCGCGAGGGCGGTGGCGGCGATCAGCGCATCCGGCGGATCGATGCTGGTTCCGGCGCTCTTCAGCTTCCGATGAAGAGCGAGGTACGCGAGGGCCTCCTGTTCTCCGATGGCCGCGATCCGGTCGCTGTAGTCAACGCGAATGCTGTCGAGCGCCCGCTCGAAAGCGGCACGCCGCACAGGTCCGGAGTCTGCGCGATGCCCGCCTCGATCTCCGCGATCGTGATGACACTCAGATAGAGACCAGTGGACGGGACCGAACGGGCCCAGGCCACAACAGCCGGAGACGGCTTCGGCCGGGTGGTTATCTCGGAGACCACGTTGGTGTCGAGCAGATAGATCACTCGCCGCCCGCCGCATCGTCGTAGGAACGCCGCCCGAACTCCAGACCCTCGAACGGAGCCGACTCAAGCCGATCAAGAAATCCGTCACTGCCGAGAGTGGCCCACCGGTGAAGCATCTCCGGTAGCGCGTCGATGTCGGTGTCGGCGAGCTCGGCGTCGAAGTGCCCGAGCTGCCGCTCGGGCAAGGACTCCCGGATCTCCCGAATCGTCCGCAGCGGATGCGGCTCTTCAGGCCGACGGGGCGGGAGCGGGAGGTTTGGGGCAGTACTCATGATCGGTTCCTCCACGAAGCGGTCCGCGGGCCCATACCTGAGGACAAGCCTAGGCTGGCCGGCGGTCCCGCAAGCTGGTTCCCGTCGAACCCAGGCTGCCTGGTCTCAGGTCTGGTCTCATTCGCCCCCGTACGGGCCCG
Coding sequences within:
- a CDS encoding PIN domain-containing protein, producing the protein MRRAAFERALDSIRVDYSDRIAAIGEQEALAYLALHRKLKSAGTSIDPPDALIAATALANGWTLVSRNIKHLARTGAILLNPWECEG